The Vibrio aerogenes nucleotide sequence TTGCTTTATGATCGGCATCTTTTGCTTTAGTGGCAGTCTATATCTTTTGGCGTTAACTGGTGTGAAATGGTTTGGCCCGGTCACGCCCTTTGGCGGATTGTGCTTTATTGTTGGCTGGATCATGATGATGGTAGCCGCATGGAATATGAAAGAGGTGAGTTCGTGAAGCAGGTTATGCTCTATTGCCGTGCTGGTTTTGAAAAAGAGTGTGCGGGAGAAGTTCAGGAGAAAGCAACAAATATTGAGGTATTTGGTTTTCCGCGTTTAGTTAAAAATTCCGGCTATGTTCTGTTTGAGTGCTATCAGGACGGTGATGCAGAGCGTTTGATTCGTGAACTGGACTTTCGCAATCTGATTTTTACCCGGCAGTTTTTTGCGGTTGCCTGTAGCTTTGAAGACTTGCCTGAGCAAGATCGTGTGACGCCATTGCTGAGTGAGTTGGGTGAGATTGAAGCCTTTCCCCGTTGTGGTGATTTGCGTGTTGAAACACCAGATACCAATGAAGCGAAATCTCTGCTGAAATTCTGCCGGAAATTTACGGTGCCGCTGCGTCAGGCTTTGCGTGGTAAGGGCTTATTATTTCACAAAGAAAATACGAAGAAACCTGTCTTGCATGTTTGTTTTGTGAAACCGGGGCATTGTTATGTCGGGTATTCATACAGCGATAATAATTCTGCATTTTTTATGGGGATTCCCCGGCTTAAATTTCCTTCAGATGCACCCAGCCGCTCAACACTAAAGCTTGAAGAGGCGTTCCATGTCTTTATTCCCCGTCCTGAATGGGACGAGCGCCTGGCTTCCGGAATGTGGGCTGTTGATTTAGGCGCATGCCCCGGTGGCTGGACTTATCAGCTGGTTAAACGCTCTATGTTTGTGCATGCGGTAGATAATGGCATGATGGCTGATAGTTTGATGGATACCGGACAGGTCAAACACCATATGGAAGATGGCTTTAAGTTTGAACCTTTGAAGAAAAATGTGACCTGGCTGGTATGCGATATGATAGAAAAACCATCCAGAGTGGCACAGTTAATGGGAGAATGGTTAATTCGGGGATGGGCGAAGGAAGCGATCTTTAATCTGAAATTGCCGATGAAAGGACGTTACGAAGAGGTCTCAGAAGATATCGAAAACCTGAAACTGTTTTTTAAGGAGAATCAGGTTCAGTTTAAGCTTCAGGCTAAACATCTTTATCATGATCGGGAAGAAATCACAGTACATGTTCAGATACTCTCCCGTATATCACCTTATTAATTCCATAAAATGCACTCAACAGGTCAACAGACC carries:
- the rlmM gene encoding 23S rRNA (cytidine(2498)-2'-O)-methyltransferase RlmM — translated: MKQVMLYCRAGFEKECAGEVQEKATNIEVFGFPRLVKNSGYVLFECYQDGDAERLIRELDFRNLIFTRQFFAVACSFEDLPEQDRVTPLLSELGEIEAFPRCGDLRVETPDTNEAKSLLKFCRKFTVPLRQALRGKGLLFHKENTKKPVLHVCFVKPGHCYVGYSYSDNNSAFFMGIPRLKFPSDAPSRSTLKLEEAFHVFIPRPEWDERLASGMWAVDLGACPGGWTYQLVKRSMFVHAVDNGMMADSLMDTGQVKHHMEDGFKFEPLKKNVTWLVCDMIEKPSRVAQLMGEWLIRGWAKEAIFNLKLPMKGRYEEVSEDIENLKLFFKENQVQFKLQAKHLYHDREEITVHVQILSRISPY